One Vigna unguiculata cultivar IT97K-499-35 chromosome 11, ASM411807v1, whole genome shotgun sequence DNA window includes the following coding sequences:
- the LOC114169045 gene encoding cation/H(+) antiporter 2-like, whose protein sequence is MDATHSMFCNNDLVNPLSSMGMQVSCILVVSHIFNVVFRTVGQPGPIAQILAGLALGPMSHIPYIKATFFPASSINYYEVVSFFCRIHFMFLFGLEMNMHYAMRNLRRVNFVACGGALMGAVFGLSVSFYLHQELNTLDNAPLYYFSMIIMLVVSYTSSPMVIRLAAELRFAASDVGRTAVSSALITEMGCLLLFNVMVNWRKANHISSGLGCFVITVFVVYVNRHLAVWLNARNRNQKYLKAPELLLILFILLTSSMIIEICGYNSIMSCFIIGLLFPKEGKTARTLLHKLGYSIYNFVLPVYFGYLGLQCDLINVFKSLQRVANMAILILLSIGSKLGGTLIASRYLKIPTSEGIFLGFILNTRGYADLLFIGAAAKQVIVKAYNVLLVSIVLNTIISGMIVAFLVRGEDKMFANNYTAIEPQQMEDELRILACVYDPRQVSAILATVLAVHGSRVSPSTTYLMHLIELVKKIKSNLLYHEKENADLSDDEDYGGNDVVEINNSLDSFTAETKILVHQRRAVSSFPSLYEDVCNEAEDLQVSIVLLPFHKHQRIDGKLESGKEGIRITNQKVLRHAPCSVGVIVERGLARVPGFSQLVASEGIQNIATLFFGGPDDREAIAWSLRISGSPRVNLTIIRFLLTSSSQSEQIESGQSEEKEILMSLSGEETVNEIDNTFMVDFYNRYVTSGHIGYVEKFVKHGAETVAALKQIGDMYSLFIVGKGGRGQSSLTIGMSDWEECPELGTVGDVLASSDFDIHGSVLIVQQHRDVKKGLLHD, encoded by the exons ATGGATGCCACTCACTCCATGTTCTGCAACAATGATCTGGTTAACCCCCTAAGCTCAATGGGCATGCAAGTGTCCTGCATTCTTGTCGTGTCACATATCTTCAACGTTGTCTTTAGGACTGTGGGTCAACCTGGACCAATTGCGCAGATTCTG GCTGGGTTGGCGCTAGGTCCAATGTCACACATTCCGTATATTAAGGCTACATTTTTTCCTGCTAGTTCAATAAACTACTATGAAGTTGTGAGCTTCTTCTGTCGCAtacatttcatgtttttgtttgggttagAGATGAATATGCACTACGCAATGCGCAATCTGCGTAGGGTGAACTTTGTAGCCTGTGGTGGTGCCCTGATGGGTGCTGTTTTTGGTCTATCTGTCTCATTTTACTTGCATCAAGAGTTGAACACCCTTGACAATGCccctttgtattatttttcaatgaTCATCATGCTAGTGGTGTCATACACAAGCTCCCCAATGGTGATTCGTTTGGCAGCAGAGTTGAGGTTTGCAGCATCAGACGTGGGGCGAACGGCAGTGTCATCTGCGTTGATCACAGAAATGGGGTGCTTGTTGCTCTTCAATGTGATGGTTAACTGGAGAAAAGCAAATCACATTTCTTCTGGTTTAGGTTGCTTTGTAATCACTGTGTTCGTGGTTTACGTTAACCGGCACTTGGCAGTTTGGTTAAACGCAAGAAACAGAAACCAGAAGTACCTCAAGGCTCCTGAGTTGTTACTCATTCTGTTCATTCTTCTGACTAGCTCAATGATAATAGAGATTTGTGGTTACAACAGTATTATGAGTTGTTTCATCATTGGTTTGTTGTTCCCCAAGGAAGGGAAAACAGCTAGAACATTGCTGCACAAACTTGGTTATTCTATTTACAACTTTGTGCTTCCGGTGTATTTTGGCTACTTGGGGTTGCAGTGTGACCTGATAAATGTCTTCAAGAGCTTGCAGCGTGTGGCCAATATGGCCATACTGATATTATTGAGCATTGGAAGCAAGCTCGGTGGAACTCTTATAGCTTCCCGCTACCTCAAAATTCCCACAAGTGAAGGAATTTTTCTTGGCTTCATATTGAACACTAGAGGTTATGCCGACCTTCTATTCATTGGTGCAGCAGCAAAGCAAGTAATTGTGA AAGCGTACAATGTTCTGTTGGTATCAATAGTACTTAACACAATAATATCAGGAATGATTGTGGCTTTTCTAGTGAGAGGGGAAGACAAAATGTTTGCAAACAACTACACTGCAATTGAACCACAACAAATGGAAGATGAGCTTCGAATTCTGGCTTGTGTATATGACCCTCGTCAGGTATCTGCCATACTTGCAACAGTGCTAGCAGTACATGGGTCTAGAGTATCACCATCTACCACTTACTTAATGCACCTAATAGAGCTTGTGAAGAAGATCAAGTCCAACCTGTTGTACCATGAGAAAGAAAATGCTGACCTTAGCGACGATGAGGACTATGGGGGCAATGATGTGGTGGAAATCAACAATTCTTTGGATTCATTCACTGCAGAAACAAAGATTCTAGTCCACCAAAGAAGGGCAGTGTCTTCTTTCCCCTCCTTGTACGAAGATGTGTGCAATGAAGCAGAAGATCTGCAAGTGTCAATTGTGCTACTCCCCTTCCACAAGCACCAACGCATTGATGGGAAATTGGAAAGTGGAAAAGAGGGTATAAGGATCACCAACCAGAAGGTGCTAAGACATGCCCCTTGTTCAGTAGGTGTCATAGTGGAAAGAGGCCTTGCAAGGGTACCTGGCTTCTCACAGCTAGTAGCATCTGAAGGCATACAAAACATTGCAACACTTTTCTTTGGTGGCCCTGATGACCGTGAGGCTATTGCATGGAGCCTACGCATTTCAGGAAGTCCACGAGTGAACTTAACGATCATAAGATTTCTTCTGACATCTTCATCACAGAGCGAACAGATAGAGAGTGGACAATCAGAGGAAAAGGAAATTTTGATGTCACTGTCTGGGGAGGAGACGGTGAATGAGATTGACAACACCTTCATGGTGGACTTCTACAACAGGTATGTGACTTCAGGCCATATAGGGTATGTGGAGAAGTTTGTGAAGCATGGAGCAGAAACGGTGGCTGCTTTGAAACAGATAGGGGACATGTATTCTTTGTTTATAGTAGGAAAAGGTGGTAGAGGACAGAGTTCACTAACAATTGGTATGAGTGATTGGGAAGAGTGTCCAGAACTGGGAACTGTTGGTGATGTCTTGGCCTCTTCAGACTTTGATATTCATGGCTCAGTTTTGATTGTTCAGCAACATAGAGATGTCAAGAAAGGACTATTGCATGATTAG
- the LOC114169363 gene encoding protein FAR-RED IMPAIRED RESPONSE 1-like, which yields MEAEPAAGPGPEFNSKEEAFAFYQAHAKSVGFSAIIKASRRSRISGNFIDAKFACTRYGAPPSHKPKRAPARAKTDCKASMHVKRTPHGTWIISSFIKHHNHQISPIHSNPKPNNNVNNNASPSRKLKVKKTLQHLPFAQGDLQFLLNAFMSMQNENPNFFFAVDFNEEQRLRSVFWVDAKARLDYRHFSDVVLLDTTHVKNECRLPFVPFVGVNHHLQFLLLGLAFVSDGSESTYVWLMRNWLRAMGGRAPKVMLTDCDEVLKRAVAQVVPESCHCFCLWHVLSKDKGAV from the exons ATGGAGGCGGAGCCCGCGGCTGGGCCCGGGCCTGAGTTTAATTCGAAGGAGGAAGCTTTCGCATTCTACCAAGCCCACGCGAAATCTGTGGGTTTCTCCGCCATAATCAAAGCCAGCCGCCGATCCCGGATCTCCGGCAACTTCATCGACGCCAAATTCGCCTGCACTCGCTACGGCGCCCCACCAAGCCACAAGCCCAAACGGGCCCCTGCCCGGGCCAAAACCGATTGCAAGGCCTCCATGCACGTGAAACGAACACCCCACGGTACATGGATCATCTCTTCTTTCATCAAACACCATAACCACCAAATTTCCCCCATTCACAGTAACCCTAAACCCAATAATAATGTTAACAACAACGCAAGTCCTTCAAGGAAACTCAAGGTTAAAAAAACACTGCAACACTTACCTTTCGCCCAAGGTGACCTTCAATTTTTGCTCAACGCTTTCATGTCTATGCAGAAtgaaaaccctaatttctttTTCGCGGTCGATTTTAACGAGGAACAGCGGTTGAGGAGTGTTTTCTGGGTGGACGCTAAGGCTAGGCTTGATTACAGACACTTTAGCGATGTGGTGCTTTTGGACACCACTCACGTTAAAAACGAGTGTAGATTGCCCTTTGTTCCGTTTGTTGGTGTGAATCACCATCTTCAGTTTTTGTTGCTGGGATTGGCGTTTGTGTCTGATGGGTCTGAATCCACGTATGTGTGGCTGATGAGGAATTGGTTGAGGGCAATGGGAGGACGTGCTCCAAAGGTGATGCTCACTGACTGTGATGAAGTGCTGAAGAGAGCGGTTGCTCAAGTGGTTCCTGAGTCTTGTCATTGCTTTTGTCTGTGGCATGTGTTGAGTAAG GACAAAGGAGCAGTTTGA
- the LOC114168220 gene encoding protein FAR-RED IMPAIRED RESPONSE 1-like isoform X3, whose protein sequence is MVERFDMGDESWLCEIFEDRKRWVPAFMNGRILAGMSTVQRSEAMNCMFDKYVQRKTTLKEFLEQYRVVLRDKCEEEAKADFETLCRMPVLKSPSPFGKQMVELYTNAVFKKFQGEVLGAVACHPRKESEDGAMKMFKVRDFEDNQDFVVTWNESTSEASCSCYSIEFNGYLCRHVMIVLQISGVHSIPPRYILKRWTKDAKKRDLSVADVVVSDSRAERYSNLCQRAFGLGDEGSLSYETYIAAVKALEEALRKCENLNGSIQRVREPNLPCFGSQEENPNAQAAGLPCSHKSQHSIQKMERLNSRAQNLDGYFATQRIDFGMCHQLNSVSAIRNDYHCNQHGIQDPGQLNSIASIHDPCYMAPQRVHAMGQPDEGSSSQLHGMEVKVKQLNSRHQSQ, encoded by the exons ATGGTTGAGAGGTTTGACATGGGTGATGAGAGTTGGTTGTGTGAGATTTTTGAGGATCGGAAACGGTGGGTACCTGCGTTTATGAATGGCAGGATTTTAGCAGGAATGTCGACTGTGCAGAGATCAGAAGCCATGAACTGTATGTTTGATAAATATGTGCAGAGGAAAACTACTCTGAAAGAGTTTCTGGAGCAGTACAGAGTGGTGTTGAGGGATAAGTGTGAGGAGGAAGCCAAGGCGGATTTTGAAACTCTGTGTAGAATGCCAGTGTTGAAATCTCCATCCCCTTTTGGGAAACAAATGGTGGAGTTGTACACCAATGCGGTGTTTAAAAAGTTCCAGGGTGAGGTTTTGGGAGCTGTTGCTTGTCATCCAAGGAAAGAGAGCGAAGATGGGGCAATGAAAATGTTTAAGGTTCGGGATTTCGAGGACAATCAAGATTTTGTTGTGACGTGGAATGAATCGACTTCAGAAGCATCATGCTCTTGCTATTCAATTGAGTTCAATGGCTATCTTTGTAGGCATGTAATGATTGTGCTACAGATTTCTGGTGTACATAGCATCCCTCCTCGGTATATATTAAAACGCTGGACAAAAGATGCCAAGAAAAGAGATCTGTCTGTGGCAGATGTCGTTGTCTCTGACTCTAGGGCTGAGCGCTATAGTAATTTATGTCAACGAGCTTTTGGATTGGGTGATGAAGGATCTTTATCCTACGAGACTTACATTGCTGCTGTAAAGGCGTTGGAAGAAGCTCTGAGAAAGTGTGAGAACCTGAATGGTTCAATTCAGAGAGTCAGAGAACCGAACCTTCCATGTTTTGGTTCTCAAGAG GAAAACCCCAATGCACAAGCAGCTGGTCTTCCTTGTTCACATAAATCACAGCATAGCATTCAAAAGATG GAGCGGCTAAACTCCAGGGCTCAGAATCTGGATGGCTATTTTGCTACTCAGCGGATTGATTTTGGAATG TGCCATCAATTGAATTCGGTATCTGCTATTCGTAATGATTATCACTGCAACCAGCATGGCATCCAAGACCCG GGACAGTTGAACTCAATTGCATCCATCCATGATCCCTGTTACATGGCCCCACAAAGGGTGCATGCGATG GGTCAACCCGATGAAGGGTCATCCTCACAACTGCATGGGATGGAGGTAAAGGTAAAACAACTAAATTCAAGGCACCAGTCTCAGTAA
- the LOC114168220 gene encoding protein FAR1-RELATED SEQUENCE 1-like isoform X2 has translation MVERFDMGDESWLCEIFEDRKRWVPAFMNGRILAGMSTVQRSEAMNCMFDKYVQRKTTLKEFLEQYRVVLRDKCEEEAKADFETLCRMPVLKSPSPFGKQMVELYTNAVFKKFQGEVLGAVACHPRKESEDGAMKMFKVRDFEDNQDFVVTWNESTSEASCSCYSIEFNGYLCRHVMIVLQISGVHSIPPRYILKRWTKDAKKRDLSVADVVVSDSRAERYSNLCQRAFGLGDEGSLSYETYIAAVKALEEALRKCENLNGSIQRVREPNLPCFGSQEVSPEPDTIAMGVDSSWQQVENPNAQAAGLPCSHKSQHSIQKMERLNSRAQNLDGYFATQRIDFGMCHQLNSVSAIRNDYHCNQHGIQDPLNSIASIHDPCYMAPQRVHAMGQPDEGSSSQLHGMEVKVKQLNSRHQSQ, from the exons ATGGTTGAGAGGTTTGACATGGGTGATGAGAGTTGGTTGTGTGAGATTTTTGAGGATCGGAAACGGTGGGTACCTGCGTTTATGAATGGCAGGATTTTAGCAGGAATGTCGACTGTGCAGAGATCAGAAGCCATGAACTGTATGTTTGATAAATATGTGCAGAGGAAAACTACTCTGAAAGAGTTTCTGGAGCAGTACAGAGTGGTGTTGAGGGATAAGTGTGAGGAGGAAGCCAAGGCGGATTTTGAAACTCTGTGTAGAATGCCAGTGTTGAAATCTCCATCCCCTTTTGGGAAACAAATGGTGGAGTTGTACACCAATGCGGTGTTTAAAAAGTTCCAGGGTGAGGTTTTGGGAGCTGTTGCTTGTCATCCAAGGAAAGAGAGCGAAGATGGGGCAATGAAAATGTTTAAGGTTCGGGATTTCGAGGACAATCAAGATTTTGTTGTGACGTGGAATGAATCGACTTCAGAAGCATCATGCTCTTGCTATTCAATTGAGTTCAATGGCTATCTTTGTAGGCATGTAATGATTGTGCTACAGATTTCTGGTGTACATAGCATCCCTCCTCGGTATATATTAAAACGCTGGACAAAAGATGCCAAGAAAAGAGATCTGTCTGTGGCAGATGTCGTTGTCTCTGACTCTAGGGCTGAGCGCTATAGTAATTTATGTCAACGAGCTTTTGGATTGGGTGATGAAGGATCTTTATCCTACGAGACTTACATTGCTGCTGTAAAGGCGTTGGAAGAAGCTCTGAGAAAGTGTGAGAACCTGAATGGTTCAATTCAGAGAGTCAGAGAACCGAACCTTCCATGTTTTGGTTCTCAAGAG GTAAGCCCTGAACCAGATACCATTGCTATGGGAGTCGATTCTAGCTGGCAGCAAGTG GAAAACCCCAATGCACAAGCAGCTGGTCTTCCTTGTTCACATAAATCACAGCATAGCATTCAAAAGATG GAGCGGCTAAACTCCAGGGCTCAGAATCTGGATGGCTATTTTGCTACTCAGCGGATTGATTTTGGAATG TGCCATCAATTGAATTCGGTATCTGCTATTCGTAATGATTATCACTGCAACCAGCATGGCATCCAAGACCCG TTGAACTCAATTGCATCCATCCATGATCCCTGTTACATGGCCCCACAAAGGGTGCATGCGATG GGTCAACCCGATGAAGGGTCATCCTCACAACTGCATGGGATGGAGGTAAAGGTAAAACAACTAAATTCAAGGCACCAGTCTCAGTAA
- the LOC114168220 gene encoding protein FAR1-RELATED SEQUENCE 1-like isoform X1: MVERFDMGDESWLCEIFEDRKRWVPAFMNGRILAGMSTVQRSEAMNCMFDKYVQRKTTLKEFLEQYRVVLRDKCEEEAKADFETLCRMPVLKSPSPFGKQMVELYTNAVFKKFQGEVLGAVACHPRKESEDGAMKMFKVRDFEDNQDFVVTWNESTSEASCSCYSIEFNGYLCRHVMIVLQISGVHSIPPRYILKRWTKDAKKRDLSVADVVVSDSRAERYSNLCQRAFGLGDEGSLSYETYIAAVKALEEALRKCENLNGSIQRVREPNLPCFGSQEVSPEPDTIAMGVDSSWQQVENPNAQAAGLPCSHKSQHSIQKMERLNSRAQNLDGYFATQRIDFGMCHQLNSVSAIRNDYHCNQHGIQDPGQLNSIASIHDPCYMAPQRVHAMGQPDEGSSSQLHGMEVKVKQLNSRHQSQ; this comes from the exons ATGGTTGAGAGGTTTGACATGGGTGATGAGAGTTGGTTGTGTGAGATTTTTGAGGATCGGAAACGGTGGGTACCTGCGTTTATGAATGGCAGGATTTTAGCAGGAATGTCGACTGTGCAGAGATCAGAAGCCATGAACTGTATGTTTGATAAATATGTGCAGAGGAAAACTACTCTGAAAGAGTTTCTGGAGCAGTACAGAGTGGTGTTGAGGGATAAGTGTGAGGAGGAAGCCAAGGCGGATTTTGAAACTCTGTGTAGAATGCCAGTGTTGAAATCTCCATCCCCTTTTGGGAAACAAATGGTGGAGTTGTACACCAATGCGGTGTTTAAAAAGTTCCAGGGTGAGGTTTTGGGAGCTGTTGCTTGTCATCCAAGGAAAGAGAGCGAAGATGGGGCAATGAAAATGTTTAAGGTTCGGGATTTCGAGGACAATCAAGATTTTGTTGTGACGTGGAATGAATCGACTTCAGAAGCATCATGCTCTTGCTATTCAATTGAGTTCAATGGCTATCTTTGTAGGCATGTAATGATTGTGCTACAGATTTCTGGTGTACATAGCATCCCTCCTCGGTATATATTAAAACGCTGGACAAAAGATGCCAAGAAAAGAGATCTGTCTGTGGCAGATGTCGTTGTCTCTGACTCTAGGGCTGAGCGCTATAGTAATTTATGTCAACGAGCTTTTGGATTGGGTGATGAAGGATCTTTATCCTACGAGACTTACATTGCTGCTGTAAAGGCGTTGGAAGAAGCTCTGAGAAAGTGTGAGAACCTGAATGGTTCAATTCAGAGAGTCAGAGAACCGAACCTTCCATGTTTTGGTTCTCAAGAG GTAAGCCCTGAACCAGATACCATTGCTATGGGAGTCGATTCTAGCTGGCAGCAAGTG GAAAACCCCAATGCACAAGCAGCTGGTCTTCCTTGTTCACATAAATCACAGCATAGCATTCAAAAGATG GAGCGGCTAAACTCCAGGGCTCAGAATCTGGATGGCTATTTTGCTACTCAGCGGATTGATTTTGGAATG TGCCATCAATTGAATTCGGTATCTGCTATTCGTAATGATTATCACTGCAACCAGCATGGCATCCAAGACCCG GGACAGTTGAACTCAATTGCATCCATCCATGATCCCTGTTACATGGCCCCACAAAGGGTGCATGCGATG GGTCAACCCGATGAAGGGTCATCCTCACAACTGCATGGGATGGAGGTAAAGGTAAAACAACTAAATTCAAGGCACCAGTCTCAGTAA
- the LOC114168221 gene encoding uncharacterized protein LOC114168221 — MSLLRLLGANNPPLFHLFTRSALSSSSSSSLTIKASFSSSTTTDMVKAIRVHEQGGPQVLKWEDVEIGEPKEGEVRVRNKAVGVNFIDVYFRKGVYKPPSFPFTPGMEAVGVVTAVGAGLTGRQVGDLVAYAGQPMGSYAEEQILPANKVVPVPSSIDPPIAASIMLKGMTTHFLVRRCFKVEPGHTILVHAAAGGVGSLLCQWANALGATVIGTVSNKEKAAQAKEDGCHHVIIYKEEDFVARVNEITSGNGVEVVYDSVGKDTFEGSLACLKLRGYMVSFGQSSGSPDPVPLSSLAAKSLFLTRPSLMQYVVTRDELLEAAGELFANVASGVLKVRVNHTYPLSEAAKAHEDLENRKTSGSIVLIP, encoded by the exons ATGTCACTTTTAAGGTTACTGGGAGCCAACAATCCTCCTCTCTTTCATCTGTTCACTCGTTCTGcactctcttcttcttcttcttcttcgctCACAATCAAGGCTTCGTTttcatcatcaacaacaacagACATGGTGAAAGCAATCAGGGTTCACGAACAGGGAGGCCCTCAG GTTCTGAAGTGGGAGGACGTGGAAATCGGAGAGCCCAAAGAAGGGGAGGTTCGCGTCAGGAACAAAGCCGTTGGAGTCAATTTTATTGATGTCTACTTTCGTAAAGGAGTTTACAAACCCCCCTCTTTTCCCTTCACTCCAG GTATGGAAGCTGTTGGGGTTGTGACAGCTGTGGGTGCTGGACTCACTGGTAGGCAGGTTGGAGATCTTGTGGCTTATGCAGGTCAACCAATGGGCTCATATGCTGAAGAGCAGATACTTCCTGCAAATAAAGTAGTCCCTGTCCCTTCATCGATTGACCCACCTATTGCAGCATCCATCATGCTGAAGGGCATGACAACACACTTTTTGGTTCGGCGCTGTTTTAAG GTTGAACCTGGTCATACAATTCTTGTCCATGCAGCAGCTGGTGGAGTTGGATCCTTATTGTGCCAGTGGGCAAATGCTCTTGGTGCAACTGTTATAGGAACTGTGTCAAATAAAGAGAAGGCAGCGCAAGCCAAGGAAGATGGGTGTCATCATGTTATAATCTATAAAGAAGAGGATTTTGTTGCTCGCGTCAATGAGATTACGTCAGGCAATGGAGTCGAAGTAGTCTATGATTCTGTAGGAAAGGATACCTTTGAG GGATCTTTGGCATGCTTGAAGCTTAGGGGCTACATGGTAAGTTTTGGACAGTCATCAGGTTCACCTGATCCAGTTCCATTATCATCTCTGGCTGCAAAATCCCTGTTCTTGACAAGGCCCAGCCTAATGCAATATGTTGTCACTCGGGATGAGTTATTGGAGGCTGCAGGAGAGTTGTTTGCTAATGTTGCTTCTGGTGTCTTGAAGGTTCGTGTTAATCATACGTATCCATTGTCTGAGGCTGCAAAAGCACACGAAGACTTGGAGAATCGGAAGACTTCAGGATCTATTGTGTTGATACCATGA
- the LOC114170047 gene encoding uncharacterized protein LOC114170047 codes for MVKAIRVHQLGDPQVLKWEDVEIGDPKEGEVRLRNKAVGINFIDIYFRTGVYKVPSLPYTPGVEGVGVVTAVGVGVSDIQVGETVAYSCQPLGSYAEEHILLAKDLVPLPPSIDPIVGASIMSKGLTTRYLLQQCFKVEPGHTILVHAAAGGVGSLLCQWANSLGATVIGTVSNEMKAAQAKEDGCHHVIIYTKEDFVARVNEITSGNGVEVVYDSVGKDTFEGSLACLKLRGYMVSFGQSSGTPDPVPLSSLATKSLFLTRPTLKHYNVTRDELLEAAEELFAKVASGVLKVRTTDTYPLSEAARAHEDLQNRKTTGSVVLLP; via the exons ATGGTGAAAGCTATCAGAGTTCACCAACTCGGTGACCCTCAG GTTCTGAAGTGGGAAGATGTGGAAATCGGAGACCCAAAAGAAGGCGAGGTTCGTCTGAGGAACAAAGCTGTTGGGATTAATTTCATTGATATCTATTTTCGCACAGGAGTTTACAAAGTTCCTTCTTTACCCTACACTCCAG GTGTGGAGGGTGTTGGGGTGGTCACTGCTGTGGGTGTTGGAGTCTCTGACATACAAGTTGGAGAAACTGTAGCTTATTCGTGTCAACCACTGGGCTCATATGCTGAAGAGCACATTCTTCTTGCAAAAGATCTAGTTCCCCTCCCTCCCTCAATTGACCCAATTGTTGGGGCATCCATCATGTCCAAGGGCTTGACAACTCGTTATTTGCTTCAACAATGTTTCAAG GTTGAACCTGGTCACACAATTCTTGTACATGCAGCAGCTGGTGGAGTAGGATCCTTATTGTGCCAATGGGCAAATTCTCTTGGTGCAACCGTTATCGGAACTGTATCCAATGAAATGAAGGCTGCTCAAGCCAAGGAGGATGGATGTCATCATGTAATAATCTATACAAAAGAAGATTTCGTTGCTCGTGTCAACGAAATTACATCAGGCAATGGAGTTGAAGTAGTCTATGATTCTGTGGGAAAAGATACATTTGAG GGATCTTTGGCTTGTTTGAAGCTTCGAGGTTACATGGTAAGTTTTGGGCAGTCATCAGGCACACCTGATCCAGTTCCATTATCTTCCCTGGCTACAAAGTCCTTGTTCCTTACAAGACCCACCTTAAAACATTACAACGTCACTCGGGATGAGCTCTTGGAGGCTGCAGAAGAGTTGTTTGCCAAGGTTGCTTCTGGTGTCTTAAAGGTGCGGACTACTGACACCTATCCCTTGTCTGAGGCAGCAAGAGCACATGAAGACCTGCAGAATCGGAAGACCACAGGATCTGTTGTGTTGCTACCCTAA
- the LOC114170048 gene encoding inositol polyphosphate multikinase beta-like, whose protein sequence is MLKVPEHQVAGHMAKNGILGPLVDDSGKFYKPLQDNDRGAAELSFYTTLAVPASIRPFFPAFHGTAVVPASDGSGPHTHLLLQDLIAPYTKPSVMDVKIGSRTWHLDHSEDYIAKCLKKDRTTSTVPLGFRITGVKDSLSSWEPSRTFLQTLSAEGVAVVLRKFVSSSNSDDSRSDPDCDFAAEVLGAVLERLVELKAWFEVQTLYHFYSCSVLVVYEKEKGNTKPLVKLVDFAHVVSGNGVIDHNFLGGLCSFINFIRDILQALPH, encoded by the coding sequence ATGCTGAAAGTGCCGGAGCACCAGGTGGCGGGTCACATGGCGAAGAACGGCATTCTGGGTCCGCTGGTGGACGATTCTGGAAAGTTCTACAAGCCACTGCAGGACAACGACAGGGGCGCCGCCGAGCTCTCCTTCTACACCACCCTCGCCGTCCCCGCCTCCATCCGCCCCTTCTTCCCGGCATTCCACGGCACCGCCGTCGTCCCCGCCTCCGACGGCTCCGGCCCCCACACCCACCTCCTCCTCCAGGACCTCATCGCGCCCTACACCAAACCCTCCGTCATGGACGTCAAAATCGGCTCCCGAACATGGCACCTCGATCACTCCGAAGACTACATCGCTAAATGTCTCAAAAAAGACAGAACCACCTCCACCGTCCCCCTCGGCTTCCGAATCACCGGCGTCAAGGACTCCCTCTCCTCCTGGGAACCGTCCAGAACCTTCCTACAGACCCTCTCCGCCGAGGGCGTCGCCGTGGTCCTCCGCAAATTCGTCTCCTCCTCCAACTCCGACGATTCCCGTTCCGACCCTGATTGCGACTTTGCGGCGGAGGTTTTGGGCGCCGTCTTGGAGCGGCTGGTGGAGCTGAAGGCGTGGTTTGAGGTTCAGACTCTGTATCATTTCTATTCGTGTTCTGTTCTGGTGGTGTATGAGAAGGAGAAGGGGAACACCAAGCCTTTGGTCAAACTCGTTGACTTTGCTCATGTAGTTTCAGGGAATGGTGTGATTGATCATAACTTCTTGGGTGGCCTCTGTTCCTTCATCAACTTCATCAGGGACATCCTTCAAGCTCTTCCTCACTGA